In Nymphaea colorata isolate Beijing-Zhang1983 chromosome 13, ASM883128v2, whole genome shotgun sequence, one DNA window encodes the following:
- the LOC116266640 gene encoding probable WRKY transcription factor 65, which produces MDAFNSVESDDNPVSVQRVLQPSTGKSAAFSGNHSVHDSSPKRSKKAVQKKVITVPISDIEGSKQKGETTPPSDSWAWRKYGQKPIKGSPYPRGYYRCSSSKGCPARKQVERSRLDPTMLLITYACEHNHPLPAAGRTPGQADETKPQREEAKKPHPEPESGEAANKFELDDDVFAGNGVCWFSDVADHAILSEAMQMDGGDLGCTQMGSDGSGVGGGGEVDFGEDESFFADLAELPEGSVVFRRGGVFAEEECLEEEQRRAALRTAPIG; this is translated from the exons ATGGACGCGTTCAACTCGGTGGAGTCGGACGATAATCCCGTGAGCGTGCAGAGGGTCCTCCAGCCGTCCACGGGCAAATCCGCAGCATTCTCCGGCAATCACAGCGTCCACGACTCGTCTCCCAAGAGAAG TAAGAAAGCTGTACAGAAGAAAGTGATCACTGTTCCGATCAGTGATATCGAGGGCTCCAAGCAAAAAGGCGAGACGACTCCACCTTCCGATTCGTGGGCATGGCGGAAGTATGGGCAGAAACCAATCAAGGGATCTCCTTATCCAAG AGGGTACTACCGGTGCAGCAGCAGCAAAGGGTGCCCGGCGAGAAAGCAGGTGGAGAGGAGCCGGCTGGACCCCACCATGCTCTTGATCACGTACGCCTGCGAACACAACCACCCCTTGCCGGCGGCCGGCCGGACTCCCGGTCAGGCCGACGAGACCAAGCCACAGCGGGAGGAGGCCAAGAAGCCGCACCCGGAGCCTGAGTCAGGGGAAGCCGCGAACAAGTTCGAGCTCGACGATGACGTCTTTGCTGGAAACGGCGTCTGCTGGTTCTCCGACGTCGCGGATCACGCCATCCTCTCGGAGGCTATGCAGATGGACGGTGGAGACTTGGGCTGCACTCAAATGGGCAGCGATGGTAGTGGCGTTGGTGGCGGTGGGGAGGTGGACTTCGGCGAGGACGAGTCTTTTTTCGCCGATCTCGCTGAGTTGCCGGAGGGCTCGGTTGTTTTCCGGCGGGGCGGAGTCTTTGCGGAGGAGGAGTGCCTGGAGGAGGAACAGCGGCGCGCCGCCCTCAGGACGGCCCCTATTGGATAa
- the LOC116266890 gene encoding ras-related protein RABA1d, producing MAGYRAEDDYDYLFKVVLIGDSGVGKSNLLSRFTRNEFSLESKSTIGVEFATRSLNVDGKVIKAQIWDTAGQERYRAITSAYYRGAVGALLVYDVTRHATFENCERWLKELRDHTDPNIVVMLIGNKSDLRHLVAVSTQDGKDLAERESLYFMETSALESTNVEDAFAEVLTQIYHIVSKKAVEPGEDGAAATLPSKGEKINIGNKDDVSALKRIGCCSN from the exons atggctGGTTATAGAGCAGAGGACGACTATGACTATCTCTTCAAGGTGGTGTTGATTGGGGACTCGGGCGTGGGAAAGTCCAACTTGTTGTCGAGGTTCACCAGGAACGAGTTTAGCTTGGAGTCGAAGTCTACAATTGGTGTGGAGTTCGCAACCAGAAGTCTGAATGTGGACGGGAAGGTCATCAAAGCTCAGATTTGGGACACTGCTGGTCAAGAGAG GTACCGTGCTATTACCAGTGCATACTACAGGGGGGCAGTTGGTGCACTGCTCGTGTATGATGTCACCCGGCATGCGACATTTGAGAATTGTGAGAGATGGCTGAAGGAGTTAAGAGACCATACTGACCCCAACATAGTCGTGATGCTCATTGGCAACAAATCCGACCTTCGTCATCTTGTTGCAGTTTCTACTCAGGATGGGAAAGATCTTGCAGAGCGTGAGTCTCTCTATTTCATGGAGACATCTGCATTGGAATCCACAAATGTCGAGGATGCATTCGCAGAGGTCTTGACACAGATTTATCACATAGTGAGCAAGAAAGCTGTTGAGCCAGGCGAAGATGGAGCTGCAGCAACATTGCCGAGCAAGGGGGAGAAGATAAATATTGGAAACAAAGATGATGTTTCTGCACTAAAGAGAATTGGGTGCTGCTCAAACTAG